A portion of the Glycine max cultivar Williams 82 chromosome 10, Glycine_max_v4.0, whole genome shotgun sequence genome contains these proteins:
- the NAC167 gene encoding NAC transcription factor 25 encodes MDKDANSKIQLPPGFRFHLSYEELIVHYLRNKVTSSPLPASFIAEIDLYNYNPWELPTLFGEDEWYFFTPRDRKYPNGVRPNRATTSGYWKPTGTDKPIFTSCGMKSITVKKALVFYKGRPPKGSKTD; translated from the exons ATGGATAAAGATGCTAATTCAAAAATCCAACTCCCTCCTGGATTTAGATTCCACCTTTCTTATGAGGAGCTAATTGTTCACTATCTGAGAAACAAAGTGACATCATCACCCCTTCCTGCTTCATTCATAGCAGAAATAGATCTTTACAACTATAATCCATGGGAGCTCCCAA CTTTGTTTGGGGAGGATGAGTGGTATTTCTTTACTCCTAGAGATAGGAAGTATCCCAATGGAGTGAGGCCTAATAGAGCAACTACTTCTGGTTATTGGAAGCCTACCGGGACTGACAAACCCATTTTCACTTCCTGTGGGATGAAGAGCATTACTGTCAAGAAGGCACTCGTGTTCTACAAGGGTCGTCCACCAAAGGGATCGAAAACCGACTAG